Proteins encoded in a region of the Dreissena polymorpha isolate Duluth1 chromosome 6, UMN_Dpol_1.0, whole genome shotgun sequence genome:
- the LOC127836440 gene encoding autophagy-related protein 16-1-like — MANGTLNWKSVIYDQLKARNSKERYRFTELIETQSRLFDVRFKLQSENIRLAQQTQTLRTENLSLQTRAQNIGDNSAVWKVDRVKQLEDQVKKAQEELLDLTKRKGENTQVIVELTKDNNEKDFTLKSVDEKLDTALKVQNDLQELTDVLKRKVNELEQTNQWLKEEQDILNKEYSTLNDETGKMKEEFAFYLNEYMELKKLEVEQHNIEAEESNKKFQAQQKKIIDSAAGQQVDIKEDPEGYEPRMAPICYAAQVPTKAQYTWEAHDGEVNAVLWSRTGAQFATGGSDCIIKVWDYKGGQCSVRGLLLGSNGGITSLEYDLEEVNLLAASNDKTCRLWSLNDQRLWVTLTGHSSKVCTAKFLRDSSKVVSGSQDGTLKIWDVKLGACSKTFVKGSGCSDLVTLHGSFIISGHSDKRVRFWDSRVESCTNSIELDSKITSLDLSPDRTLLLVCTKEDGLIVVDLRQTQVIKTLGDQNFIVGCERHRAVFSPDGKYTAAGSINGHLIIWNFETGKVEKTLQEHTNAILSCSWHPAGSYVLTSDRKKKVVLWTNI, encoded by the exons ATGGCGAATGGAACATTAAATTGGAAATCAGTTATTTATGACCAGCTGAAAGCAAGAAATTCAAAAGAAAGATACAGATTTACAGAGCTAATAGAAACAC AGAGCAGACTATTTGATGTTCGCTTTAAACTCCAGTCAGAAAATATAAGGTTGGCTCAGCAAACTCAGACACTGAGGACGGAAAACTTAAGTCTTCAAACTCGGGCTCAAAACAT TGGCGACAATTCTGCAGTATGGAAAGTAGACAGAGTCAAGCAACTTGAAGATCAGGTGAAAAAGGCCCAAGAAGAGTTGTTAGACCTGACTAAAAGAAAAGGAGAG AACACTCAAGTGATTGTTGAACTGACTAAAGACAACAACGAGAAAGacttcactttgaaatcagttgATGAGAA ATTGGATACTGCCCTGAAAGTTCAGAATGATCTACAAGAACTTACAGATGTCTTGAAGAGAAAAGTGAATGAGCTGGAGCAAACAAATCAA TGGCTGAAGGAGGAACAAGATATCTTGAATAAGGAGTATTCTACCCTTAATGACGAAACTGGAAAGATGAAGGAGGAATTTGCCTTTTATTTGAATGAATATATGGAATTAAAAAAACTGGAAGTTGAGCAGCACAATATTGAAGCGGAGGAATCTAATAA GAAGTTTCAAGCACAGCAGAAGAAGATTATCGATAGTGCAGCAGGCCAACAGGTGGACATTAAAGA GGACCCAGAGGGATATGAACCACGCATGGCCCCTATTTGCTATGCTGCCCAGGTACCAACCAAAGCCCAGTATACATGG GAGGCTCATGACGGGGAAGTCAATGCTGTTCTGTGGAGTCGAACGGGTGCACAATTTGCTACTGGTGGGTCAGACTGTATCATCAAAGTCTGGGACTATAAAGGAG GCCAGTGTTCAGTGCGAGGTCTCTTGTTGGGTAGCAATGGTGGGATCACCTCCCTTGAGTATGACCTGGAGGAGGTGAACCTCCTGGCTGCCTCCAATGACAAAACTTGTCGACTCTGGTCTCTGAACGACCAACGATTATGG GTGACACTGACTGGACACAGCAGCAAGGTTTGCACAGCCAAGTTTCTCAGAGACAGCAGCAAAGTGGTGTCTGGGAGTCAAGATGGAACCTTGAAAATCTGGGATGTAAAATTGGGAGCCT GCTCCAAGACATTTGTAAAAGGGTCAGGCTGCAGTGACTTAGTGACGCTACATGGGAGCTTCATAATAAGTGGCCACAGCGACAAGCGTGTGCGCTTCTGGGACTCCAGAGTGGAGAGCTGCACAAACTCGATTGAGCTTGATAGCAAGATTACCTCCCTTGATCTTTCCCCAG ATCGGACCTTGTTGTTGGTGTGTACAAAAGAAGATGGATTAATTGTAGTAGATCTTCGGCAGACCCAGGTCATTAAAACTTTGGG TGACCAAAATTTCATTGTGGGCTGCGAACGACATCGTGCAGTGTTTAGTCCAGACGGGAAGTACACTGCAGCGGGGTCGATTAATGGACATCTTATTATCTGGAATTTTGAGACGGGGAAAGTCGAGAAAACGCTCCAAGAACACAC GAATGCCATCTTGTCATGTTCCTGGCACCCTGCTGGATCCTATGTGCTAACGTCAGACAGAAAGAAGAAAGTAGTTCTGTGGACAAACATATGA